From a region of the Cognatiyoonia koreensis genome:
- a CDS encoding acyl-CoA dehydrogenase C-terminal domain-containing protein — protein sequence MPIYNAPTKDLQFVLHDLLKVSEQDIPGFSDLDRDFTAAVLEEAGKVSTEVLAPLNVVGDTEGCVLENGVVRTPTGFKEAFDQMREGGWTALDAAEQYGGQGLPYVMHTAVNEPFVSANMAFNMYQGLTHGAYSAILEHGSDAQKDLYLPKLASCEWTGTMNLTEPHCGTDLGLMRTKAVPQDDGTYKISGQKIFISAGDHDISDNVIHLVLAKIPGGPDGIKGVSLFIVPKILHDDDGKLGARNGVSVGKIEEKMGIHGNSTCVMNYDEAEGYLIGEEHKGMRAMFVMMNEARLGVGLQGYAQAEAAYQNAVAYANDRLQGRAVTGAENPDGPADPLIVHPDIRRNLMDQKSFVEGARALTFWGAYLIDRAHKNNDAEADGLISLLTPVIKGFQTDKGFEYAVAAQQVYGGHGYIEEWGMSQFARDARIAMIYEGANGVQALDLVGRKLAQDGGKHVMAFFDMIKTFIKENDGNEALKADFLEPLKAASKDLQAAGMYFMQNGMKNPNNALAGSYDFMHMMGHVCLGLMWARMAKAAMEALEDGASDKEFYETKIATGRYYMQRQLPATAMHLARINTGADTVMALEAAAF from the coding sequence ATGCCCATCTACAACGCCCCGACAAAAGACCTGCAATTCGTTCTGCATGATCTCTTGAAGGTCAGCGAGCAGGATATCCCCGGATTCAGCGACCTGGACCGCGATTTCACTGCTGCCGTTCTTGAAGAAGCCGGTAAGGTTTCGACCGAGGTTCTGGCCCCGCTGAACGTTGTAGGCGACACCGAAGGCTGTGTGTTGGAAAACGGCGTGGTCCGCACGCCGACCGGTTTCAAGGAAGCCTTCGATCAGATGCGCGAAGGGGGTTGGACAGCCCTCGACGCCGCTGAGCAATACGGCGGCCAGGGCCTGCCTTACGTCATGCACACGGCGGTGAACGAACCTTTCGTCTCCGCGAACATGGCGTTCAACATGTACCAGGGCCTCACTCACGGAGCCTACTCGGCCATTCTTGAACACGGATCAGACGCGCAAAAAGATCTCTACCTGCCCAAGCTCGCGTCTTGCGAGTGGACCGGCACCATGAACCTGACAGAGCCCCATTGCGGCACTGATCTGGGTCTTATGCGCACCAAGGCGGTACCGCAGGACGACGGCACATACAAAATTTCCGGCCAGAAGATCTTTATCTCGGCCGGTGACCACGACATCTCCGACAACGTCATCCATCTGGTGCTGGCCAAGATTCCCGGCGGCCCCGATGGTATCAAGGGCGTGTCGCTGTTCATCGTTCCCAAGATCCTGCACGACGATGACGGAAAACTGGGTGCGCGCAACGGCGTGTCCGTTGGCAAGATCGAAGAAAAGATGGGCATCCATGGCAATTCGACATGTGTCATGAACTATGACGAGGCCGAAGGTTATCTGATCGGGGAAGAGCACAAGGGCATGCGCGCCATGTTCGTGATGATGAACGAGGCCCGTCTGGGTGTTGGCCTGCAGGGCTATGCACAGGCCGAGGCCGCCTATCAGAACGCAGTGGCTTATGCGAACGACCGTCTGCAAGGTCGCGCCGTCACAGGTGCGGAAAACCCCGATGGCCCTGCCGATCCGCTGATCGTGCATCCCGATATCCGTCGCAACCTGATGGACCAGAAATCCTTTGTGGAAGGTGCCCGCGCGCTGACCTTCTGGGGTGCCTATCTGATTGATCGCGCCCACAAGAACAACGACGCCGAAGCCGATGGCCTGATTTCCCTGCTGACACCTGTCATCAAGGGCTTCCAGACGGACAAGGGTTTTGAATATGCGGTTGCCGCTCAGCAAGTTTACGGCGGGCACGGCTACATCGAAGAATGGGGCATGTCCCAGTTCGCGCGTGATGCGCGGATCGCGATGATCTACGAAGGCGCGAACGGCGTGCAGGCGCTGGACCTTGTCGGGCGCAAGCTTGCACAGGATGGCGGCAAGCACGTCATGGCCTTCTTTGACATGATCAAGACCTTCATCAAGGAAAACGACGGCAACGAAGCACTGAAAGCGGACTTTCTTGAGCCTTTGAAGGCTGCGTCGAAGGATCTGCAGGCTGCTGGCATGTACTTTATGCAGAACGGCATGAAGAATCCGAACAACGCGCTGGCCGGGTCCTATGACTTCATGCACATGATGGGTCACGTCTGTCTTGGCCTGATGTGGGCACGTATGGCGAAAGCGGCGATGGAAGCCTTGGAGGACGGTGCGTCCGACAAGGAATTCTACGAGACGAAGATCGCGACGGGCCGTTATTACATGCAGCGCCAGTTGCCGGCCACCGCGATGCACCTTGCGCGCATCAACACCGGTGCCGATACGGTGATGGCGCTGGAAGCCGCAGCCTTTTGA
- a CDS encoding MerR family transcriptional regulator: MSTETLSIRQMCDAYDVTPRTLRFYEAKELLFPIREGQKRLFTKRDRVRLKLILRGKRFGFSLEEIRQLLDLYHLEGGPEAQLAQSYKLAEKHLSDMEAQKAELEEAIRELKEQMAWGAAKLEALAKKKNVAA, from the coding sequence ATGTCGACCGAAACTCTCAGCATTCGCCAGATGTGCGATGCATACGATGTAACCCCGCGCACGCTGCGCTTTTATGAGGCAAAGGAATTGCTGTTCCCGATCCGCGAAGGTCAGAAGCGACTTTTCACAAAGCGTGACCGTGTGCGGTTGAAGCTGATCCTGCGCGGCAAGCGTTTCGGGTTTTCGTTGGAAGAAATCCGCCAGTTGCTGGACCTGTACCATCTTGAAGGTGGACCCGAGGCACAGCTGGCACAAAGCTACAAGCTTGCCGAGAAGCATCTTTCTGACATGGAAGCCCAAAAGGCCGAGCTGGAAGAAGCGATCAGAGAGCTGAAAGAACAGATGGCCTGGGGTGCTGCAAAGCTTGAAGCCCTTGCCAAGAAGAAAAACGTAGCGGCCTGA
- a CDS encoding MerR family transcriptional regulator codes for MSEPRLSFKEMCAKFDVTPRTLRYYEYIELLSPEKEGRSRYYGPRELARMTLILRGRRFGFALEDIRQWLLIYENEGNEAQMKSWIELADRQMVELQEQRKQLDETMQELKELRDLTASSLG; via the coding sequence ATGAGCGAACCGCGCCTGTCATTCAAAGAAATGTGTGCCAAATTCGATGTCACACCGCGCACCCTGCGCTACTACGAATACATCGAATTGCTCAGCCCCGAAAAGGAAGGGCGGTCGCGGTACTATGGCCCCCGCGAACTGGCGAGGATGACGCTGATTCTGCGTGGACGCCGCTTTGGATTCGCGCTGGAAGACATTCGCCAGTGGTTGCTGATCTACGAGAACGAAGGCAACGAAGCGCAGATGAAATCATGGATCGAGCTGGCGGACCGGCAGATGGTCGAACTACAGGAACAGCGCAAGCAACTGGACGAGACCATGCAGGAACTGAAGGAATTGCGCGACCTGACCGCAAGCAGCCTCGGCTAG
- a CDS encoding PaaI family thioesterase, with translation MIEKNVTQQDRKDRVAKAFIQALPHARALNLKMEEIGDGQATISMPYDERLIGDPDTRVIHGGAVSALMDTCGGAAVMSHPAALGSTATLDLRIDYMRPATPGDTITATATCYHVTRSVAFVRAIATDADTDRPVATATGAFTVVEVGA, from the coding sequence ATGATCGAAAAGAACGTGACCCAGCAGGACCGCAAGGACCGTGTCGCAAAGGCGTTCATACAGGCGCTTCCGCATGCGCGCGCGCTGAATCTGAAGATGGAGGAGATCGGCGATGGCCAAGCCACGATCTCGATGCCCTATGACGAGCGGCTGATCGGTGATCCCGATACGCGCGTCATTCATGGTGGTGCAGTGTCCGCCTTGATGGATACCTGCGGCGGGGCGGCTGTGATGTCCCATCCCGCAGCCCTCGGCAGCACCGCCACGCTCGATCTGCGAATCGACTACATGCGCCCGGCCACGCCCGGCGATACCATCACTGCGACGGCCACCTGTTATCACGTCACCCGTTCGGTTGCCTTTGTGCGTGCCATTGCCACCGATGCCGACACCGACCGACCTGTTGCCACCGCGACCGGTGCCTTTACCGTGGTCGAGGTCGGCGCATGA
- a CDS encoding PaaI family thioesterase, protein MSRRPEPIQVVKQRRDATLQSLIEGVPYIQFLGIRFDRRGDELTGLLPFADAHIGNPVLPALHGGVTAAFLEVTAIIELSWAMMWEDMEKGVAVDTKARSLPKTIDFTVDYLRTGLPRDAYARARVTRSGRRYASVQVEAWQDNRMRPFAQANAHFLMPPRDG, encoded by the coding sequence ATGAGCCGGCGTCCCGAGCCGATCCAGGTCGTCAAGCAACGCCGCGATGCAACCTTGCAGTCCCTGATCGAAGGCGTGCCTTACATCCAGTTCCTCGGTATCCGGTTTGACCGGCGCGGTGACGAATTGACCGGCTTGCTGCCCTTTGCGGACGCGCACATCGGCAATCCGGTTTTGCCCGCGCTTCATGGCGGAGTGACGGCGGCCTTTCTTGAAGTAACAGCGATCATCGAACTTAGCTGGGCGATGATGTGGGAAGATATGGAAAAGGGTGTCGCCGTTGATACCAAGGCGCGCAGCCTGCCCAAGACCATCGACTTTACCGTCGATTACTTGCGCACCGGTCTGCCCCGTGACGCCTATGCCCGCGCGCGGGTCACGCGGTCTGGCCGGCGCTATGCGTCGGTGCAGGTCGAAGCGTGGCAGGACAACCGGATGCGGCCTTTCGCGCAAGCCAATGCGCATTTCCTGATGCCGCCCCGCGATGGCTGA
- a CDS encoding MATE family efflux transporter — translation MADLTHRRILHIAVPIVISNATVPILGLVDTGVVGQLGEAAPIGAVGIGAIILGSIYWIFGFLRMGTVGLTSQADGAGDTAEVTALFSRAVLIGMVAGAVIILAQGWLFREAFKISPASAEVESLARQYMAIRVWSAPAAIALYGVTGWLIAQERTRAVMAIQLLMNGANIGLDILFVIGFDWGVSGVAFATFIAEWSGLALGIWLCRDVFDHPAWRDRVRLLDPARLKKMAMVNVDILIRSVLLQAIFVSFMLFGSDFGDVPLAANQVLLQFLFFTSFAMDGFAFAVESLVGKAIGSKQPQAVRRASLMTGTWAAGICIAMALAFTLGGGLMIDVMTTAPDVRSAARAYLPYMIAAPLVGCAAWMFDGIFIGATRTVDMRNMMIVSTIIYFLSVIPLMAAYGNHGLWIGLLISFVVRGITLGLRYPALEAAAR, via the coding sequence ATGGCTGACCTCACGCACCGCCGTATCCTGCATATCGCGGTGCCGATTGTCATATCCAATGCAACGGTGCCGATCCTCGGGCTTGTCGATACAGGCGTGGTCGGCCAGCTGGGCGAGGCAGCCCCGATCGGTGCCGTCGGGATCGGTGCGATCATCCTCGGGTCGATCTACTGGATCTTCGGCTTTCTGCGGATGGGCACGGTCGGGCTGACATCGCAGGCGGACGGGGCAGGCGACACGGCCGAGGTCACGGCCCTGTTCAGCCGTGCTGTTCTGATCGGCATGGTCGCGGGTGCGGTCATCATCTTGGCGCAAGGCTGGCTGTTCCGTGAGGCGTTCAAGATCTCACCGGCAAGTGCCGAGGTCGAATCCCTCGCGCGGCAGTACATGGCGATCCGGGTCTGGTCCGCCCCGGCGGCGATTGCACTTTACGGGGTGACGGGATGGCTGATCGCGCAGGAACGTACGCGCGCGGTCATGGCGATCCAGCTTTTGATGAACGGGGCGAACATCGGGCTCGATATCCTGTTCGTGATCGGCTTTGACTGGGGCGTGAGCGGCGTGGCCTTCGCCACGTTCATTGCCGAATGGTCCGGGCTGGCGCTGGGCATCTGGCTGTGCCGCGATGTGTTCGACCATCCGGCATGGCGGGACCGCGTGCGGCTGCTGGACCCTGCGCGGCTCAAGAAGATGGCGATGGTGAACGTCGATATACTGATCCGGTCGGTCTTGCTGCAGGCAATCTTTGTCAGCTTCATGCTGTTCGGATCGGACTTTGGCGACGTGCCGCTGGCGGCCAATCAAGTGCTGCTGCAATTCCTGTTCTTCACGTCCTTCGCGATGGACGGCTTTGCCTTCGCGGTCGAAAGCCTTGTGGGCAAGGCGATCGGTTCAAAACAGCCGCAGGCCGTGCGCCGCGCGTCCTTGATGACAGGAACGTGGGCAGCAGGAATCTGCATCGCGATGGCGCTGGCCTTTACGCTGGGCGGTGGTTTGATGATCGACGTGATGACCACGGCACCGGACGTGCGCAGCGCGGCACGCGCGTATCTGCCCTACATGATCGCCGCCCCGCTTGTCGGATGTGCGGCCTGGATGTTCGATGGCATCTTCATCGGGGCGACGCGCACCGTGGACATGCGCAACATGATGATCGTCTCGACCATCATCTACTTCCTCAGTGTCATCCCCCTGATGGCGGCCTACGGCAATCACGGGCTCTGGATCGGTCTTCTCATCAGCTTTGTTGTGCGGGGGATCACACTGGGCTTGCGCTATCCTGCGCTTGAAGCGGCGGCGCGCTAA